The Triticum aestivum cultivar Chinese Spring chromosome 7B, IWGSC CS RefSeq v2.1, whole genome shotgun sequence genome window below encodes:
- the LOC123157008 gene encoding zyxin isoform X2 has translation MPSGRRRRRRDGRAQSSAPSPPTPPPPSMPQLPSPPPPPPPSRPQLTSPPPPPSPMPQLTSPPPPPPPPSRPQLTSCPPPPPSPVLQRTSSHGNLQATSAADLIAKQLPEDRREISASQDRHGALLTSDDGQIRPVADVLRESESKRRAAVALDKALPPPPHAPPSSGDALRPRLHMLTWREERERETTLLETSSSSMQQATRHEERERGTTLEETSSSSMPQTTRHEERERGTTLEETSSSSMPQTTRFKVPDLLSLKHDIHLLADSCISTLVPTGLMIKYFVRVDNDGFFHTYPDRGGPFESIQEVQEAIDSHHAVQRKNICMDGLTDEERAIRYALYWYHDGTRKHSIEAFVSCTTDLPTEELVKAVLDKYNEDNGLVGDLACELEDIVSHNSCFDGKYCYRSYDHFNLTMKTKGAANNDLYFAEVTCMDGDYEAYVLTCICVVKPDDNGECHVCGADMKHPAHDGYNRGRPQKSYGHGRRRARGVPLFEKLFDVRDEVWLKEEEDRVRRMIKEGKEERRKFHTG, from the exons ATGCcgtccggacgccgccgccgccgccgcgacgggCGAGCACAGAGCTCTGCGCCTTCCCCGCCGACCCCCCCGCCACCTTCCATGCCACagctcccctcccctcctcctccgccgccgccttccAGGCCACAGCTCACCTCCCCTCCTCCGCCCCCGTCTCCCATGCCACAGCTcacctctcctccccctcctccaccgccgccttcCAGGCCACAGCTCACCTCCTGTCctcccccgccgccgtctcccgtgCTACAGCGCACCTCCTCCCATGGAAATCTCCAAGCAACTTCCGCGGCCGACCTGATCGCCAAGCAACTCCCCGAGGACCGCCGAGAAATCTCTGCCTCCCAAGATAGGCATGGGGCTCTCCTGACTTCCGATGACGGGCAGATACGGCCCGTCGCTGATGTCCTCAGGGAATCTGAATCCAAACGCAGAGCAGCTGTTGCTCTCGACAAGGCACTTCCGCCGCCGCCTCACGCCCCCCCCTCCAGCGGCGACGCTCTCCGTCCACGGCTGCACATGTTAACATG GCGCGAGGAGAGGGAAAGAGAGACAACACTGTTGGAGACTTCCTCTTCCTCTATGCAACAAGCTACAAG GCATGAGGAAAGGGAAAGAGGGACAACACTGGAGGAGACTTCCTCTTCCTCTATGCCACAAACTACAAG GCATGAGGAGAGGGAAAGAGGGACAACACTGGAGGAGACTTCCTCTTCCTCTATGCCACAAACTACAAG GTTTAAGGTGCCAGATCTCTTGTCATTGAAGCATGATATACATCTTTTGGCTGATTCATGTATTTCGACATTGGTGCCCACTGGTCTTATGATAAAATATTTTGTGAGAGTTGACAATGATGGATTTTTCCATACGTATCCTGACCGTGGTGGACCGTTTGAGAGCATACAGGAAGTTCAGGAAGCCATTGACTCCCACCATGCTGTTCAGCGAAAAAACAT ATGCATGGATGGACTTACCGACGAGGAGAGGGCTATCCGATATGCTCTTTACTGGTATCATGATGGCACACGGAAGCACTCCATAGAAGCTTTTGTTTCCTGTACGACCGATCTCCCTACAGAGGAATTGGTTAAGGCTGTACTCGACAAATACAATGAGGACAATGGTCTCGTCGGG GATCTCGCATGTGAACTAGAAGATATTGTGAGCCACAATTCATGTTTTGACGGGAAATATTGCTATAGATCTTACGATCATTTCAATCTCACCATGAAGACTAAAGGAGCTGCCAACAACGATCTGTACTTTGCTGAAGTCACATGTATGGACGGCGATTATGAAGCGTATGTGCTCACCTGTATCTGCGTGGTCAAACCTGATGATAATG GTGAATGCCATGTCTGTGGAGCTGACATGAAGCACCCTGCTCATGATGGATACAACCGTGGCCGCCCCCAGAAGTCATATGGACATGGTAGACGTCGTGCACGTGGAGTTCCTTTATTTGAGAAG TTATTTGACGTGCGTGATGAAGTTTGGCTGAAAGAAGAGGAGGATAGGGTGAGACGTATGATCAAGGAAGGAAAGGAGGAAAGGCGCAAGTTTCATACCGGCTAG
- the LOC123157008 gene encoding uncharacterized protein isoform X1: MPSGRRRRRRDGRAQSSAPSPPTPPPPSMPQLPSPPPPPPPSRPQLTSPPPPPSPMPQLTSPPPPPPPPSRPQLTSCPPPPPSPVLQRTSSHGNLQATSAADLIAKQLPEDRREISASQDRHGALLTSDDGQIRPVADVLRESESKRRAAVALDKALPPPPHAPPSSGDALRPRLHMLTWREERERETTLLETSSSSMQQATRHEERERGTTLEETSSSSMPQTTRREERERETPLLETFSSSMPQATRHEERERGTTLEETSSSSMPQTTRFKVPDLLSLKHDIHLLADSCISTLVPTGLMIKYFVRVDNDGFFHTYPDRGGPFESIQEVQEAIDSHHAVQRKNICMDGLTDEERAIRYALYWYHDGTRKHSIEAFVSCTTDLPTEELVKAVLDKYNEDNGLVGDLACELEDIVSHNSCFDGKYCYRSYDHFNLTMKTKGAANNDLYFAEVTCMDGDYEAYVLTCICVVKPDDNGECHVCGADMKHPAHDGYNRGRPQKSYGHGRRRARGVPLFEKLFDVRDEVWLKEEEDRVRRMIKEGKEERRKFHTG; the protein is encoded by the exons ATGCcgtccggacgccgccgccgccgccgcgacgggCGAGCACAGAGCTCTGCGCCTTCCCCGCCGACCCCCCCGCCACCTTCCATGCCACagctcccctcccctcctcctccgccgccgccttccAGGCCACAGCTCACCTCCCCTCCTCCGCCCCCGTCTCCCATGCCACAGCTcacctctcctccccctcctccaccgccgccttcCAGGCCACAGCTCACCTCCTGTCctcccccgccgccgtctcccgtgCTACAGCGCACCTCCTCCCATGGAAATCTCCAAGCAACTTCCGCGGCCGACCTGATCGCCAAGCAACTCCCCGAGGACCGCCGAGAAATCTCTGCCTCCCAAGATAGGCATGGGGCTCTCCTGACTTCCGATGACGGGCAGATACGGCCCGTCGCTGATGTCCTCAGGGAATCTGAATCCAAACGCAGAGCAGCTGTTGCTCTCGACAAGGCACTTCCGCCGCCGCCTCACGCCCCCCCCTCCAGCGGCGACGCTCTCCGTCCACGGCTGCACATGTTAACATG GCGCGAGGAGAGGGAAAGAGAGACAACACTGTTGGAGACTTCCTCTTCCTCTATGCAACAAGCTACAAG GCATGAGGAAAGGGAAAGAGGGACAACACTGGAGGAGACTTCCTCTTCCTCTATGCCACAAACTACAAG GCGCGAGGAGAGGGAAAGAGAGACACCACTGTTGGAGACTTTCTCTTCCTCTATGCCACAAGCTACAAG GCATGAGGAGAGGGAAAGAGGGACAACACTGGAGGAGACTTCCTCTTCCTCTATGCCACAAACTACAAG GTTTAAGGTGCCAGATCTCTTGTCATTGAAGCATGATATACATCTTTTGGCTGATTCATGTATTTCGACATTGGTGCCCACTGGTCTTATGATAAAATATTTTGTGAGAGTTGACAATGATGGATTTTTCCATACGTATCCTGACCGTGGTGGACCGTTTGAGAGCATACAGGAAGTTCAGGAAGCCATTGACTCCCACCATGCTGTTCAGCGAAAAAACAT ATGCATGGATGGACTTACCGACGAGGAGAGGGCTATCCGATATGCTCTTTACTGGTATCATGATGGCACACGGAAGCACTCCATAGAAGCTTTTGTTTCCTGTACGACCGATCTCCCTACAGAGGAATTGGTTAAGGCTGTACTCGACAAATACAATGAGGACAATGGTCTCGTCGGG GATCTCGCATGTGAACTAGAAGATATTGTGAGCCACAATTCATGTTTTGACGGGAAATATTGCTATAGATCTTACGATCATTTCAATCTCACCATGAAGACTAAAGGAGCTGCCAACAACGATCTGTACTTTGCTGAAGTCACATGTATGGACGGCGATTATGAAGCGTATGTGCTCACCTGTATCTGCGTGGTCAAACCTGATGATAATG GTGAATGCCATGTCTGTGGAGCTGACATGAAGCACCCTGCTCATGATGGATACAACCGTGGCCGCCCCCAGAAGTCATATGGACATGGTAGACGTCGTGCACGTGGAGTTCCTTTATTTGAGAAG TTATTTGACGTGCGTGATGAAGTTTGGCTGAAAGAAGAGGAGGATAGGGTGAGACGTATGATCAAGGAAGGAAAGGAGGAAAGGCGCAAGTTTCATACCGGCTAG
- the LOC123157008 gene encoding ankyrin repeat domain-containing protein 11 isoform X3, whose translation MPSGRRRRRRDGRAQSSAPSPPTPPPPSMPQLPSPPPPPPPSRPQLTSPPPPPSPMPQLTSPPPPPPPPSRPQLTSCPPPPPSPVLQRTSSHGNLQATSAADLIAKQLPEDRREISASQDRHGALLTSDDGQIRPVADVLRESESKRRAAVALDKALPPPPHAPPSSGDALRPRLHMLTWREERERETTLLETSSSSMQQATRHEERERGTTLEETSSSSMPQTTRFKVPDLLSLKHDIHLLADSCISTLVPTGLMIKYFVRVDNDGFFHTYPDRGGPFESIQEVQEAIDSHHAVQRKNICMDGLTDEERAIRYALYWYHDGTRKHSIEAFVSCTTDLPTEELVKAVLDKYNEDNGLVGDLACELEDIVSHNSCFDGKYCYRSYDHFNLTMKTKGAANNDLYFAEVTCMDGDYEAYVLTCICVVKPDDNGECHVCGADMKHPAHDGYNRGRPQKSYGHGRRRARGVPLFEKLFDVRDEVWLKEEEDRVRRMIKEGKEERRKFHTG comes from the exons ATGCcgtccggacgccgccgccgccgccgcgacgggCGAGCACAGAGCTCTGCGCCTTCCCCGCCGACCCCCCCGCCACCTTCCATGCCACagctcccctcccctcctcctccgccgccgccttccAGGCCACAGCTCACCTCCCCTCCTCCGCCCCCGTCTCCCATGCCACAGCTcacctctcctccccctcctccaccgccgccttcCAGGCCACAGCTCACCTCCTGTCctcccccgccgccgtctcccgtgCTACAGCGCACCTCCTCCCATGGAAATCTCCAAGCAACTTCCGCGGCCGACCTGATCGCCAAGCAACTCCCCGAGGACCGCCGAGAAATCTCTGCCTCCCAAGATAGGCATGGGGCTCTCCTGACTTCCGATGACGGGCAGATACGGCCCGTCGCTGATGTCCTCAGGGAATCTGAATCCAAACGCAGAGCAGCTGTTGCTCTCGACAAGGCACTTCCGCCGCCGCCTCACGCCCCCCCCTCCAGCGGCGACGCTCTCCGTCCACGGCTGCACATGTTAACATG GCGCGAGGAGAGGGAAAGAGAGACAACACTGTTGGAGACTTCCTCTTCCTCTATGCAACAAGCTACAAG GCATGAGGAAAGGGAAAGAGGGACAACACTGGAGGAGACTTCCTCTTCCTCTATGCCACAAACTACAAG GTTTAAGGTGCCAGATCTCTTGTCATTGAAGCATGATATACATCTTTTGGCTGATTCATGTATTTCGACATTGGTGCCCACTGGTCTTATGATAAAATATTTTGTGAGAGTTGACAATGATGGATTTTTCCATACGTATCCTGACCGTGGTGGACCGTTTGAGAGCATACAGGAAGTTCAGGAAGCCATTGACTCCCACCATGCTGTTCAGCGAAAAAACAT ATGCATGGATGGACTTACCGACGAGGAGAGGGCTATCCGATATGCTCTTTACTGGTATCATGATGGCACACGGAAGCACTCCATAGAAGCTTTTGTTTCCTGTACGACCGATCTCCCTACAGAGGAATTGGTTAAGGCTGTACTCGACAAATACAATGAGGACAATGGTCTCGTCGGG GATCTCGCATGTGAACTAGAAGATATTGTGAGCCACAATTCATGTTTTGACGGGAAATATTGCTATAGATCTTACGATCATTTCAATCTCACCATGAAGACTAAAGGAGCTGCCAACAACGATCTGTACTTTGCTGAAGTCACATGTATGGACGGCGATTATGAAGCGTATGTGCTCACCTGTATCTGCGTGGTCAAACCTGATGATAATG GTGAATGCCATGTCTGTGGAGCTGACATGAAGCACCCTGCTCATGATGGATACAACCGTGGCCGCCCCCAGAAGTCATATGGACATGGTAGACGTCGTGCACGTGGAGTTCCTTTATTTGAGAAG TTATTTGACGTGCGTGATGAAGTTTGGCTGAAAGAAGAGGAGGATAGGGTGAGACGTATGATCAAGGAAGGAAAGGAGGAAAGGCGCAAGTTTCATACCGGCTAG